DNA sequence from the Pseudomonas tritici genome:
GCGAGATGTTGGACCAAGTGCTTGAACTGTTTGGACTGGTGCCTGACTACGACCTGAACATCATGACCGTCGATCAGAGCCTGACCCATGTAACCACCGCGATCATTCAAGGGCTGCAATCGGTACTGGAAGACTTCAAACCGGATGTGATCCTTGTGCATGGCGATACGGCGACCACTTTTGCGGCAAGCCTGGCGGCTTATTACCAGCAAATCCCCGTCGCGCATATCGAAGCCGGGCTGCGTACACACAACCTTTACTCACCCTGGCCAGAGGAAGGCAACCGACGCCTCACGGGCAGCCTCGCATCGATGCATTTTGCGCCCACTCAAACCTCCCGGCAGAACCTGCTGAATGAGGGCGTCCTCGCCGAGCGCATTCATGTCACGGGCAACACTGTGATCGATGCGCTGCTCAGTGTTGTCGAGAAACTGCGCTCTGCTACATCGCCACTGCGCAGCCGACTTGACCAGCAATTTTCCTTCCTGCCCCCAGGTCAGCGCATGGTCCTGGTGACGGGGCATCGCCGAGAAAACCTTGGCGACGGTCTTGAGCGTATATGCGAGGCGTTGGCAGAAACCGCCGCGAGCTTCCCAACCGTGGCCTTTGTTTACCCTGTGCACCTGAACCCCAATGTGCAAGAACCCGTACAACGCCGGCTGGCTGGCATCAAGAATGTGCATCTGATCGGGCCACAGGACTACCTGCCGTTTGTCTACTTGATGACCCGCGCGTACGTGATTCTCACGGATTCGGGCGGTATCCAGGAGGAAGCGCCTGCGCTCGGCAAGCCGGTGCTGGTAACACGCGACACAACTGAACGTCCCGAAGCCGTCGACGCCGGGACGGTCCGGCTGGTGGGCACCGAGATCGCGACTATTACCCATCACCTTAAAGAGTTGCTCAGCAATGAAGCCGTCTATCGAGCGATGAGCAACGCCCACAACCCCTACGGTGACGGCAACGCTTGCGGACGCATCCGCGAAGTTCTTATCGCAACCTGGCGCGAAAACGAGGTGGCGGCATGAGCCTTCCAACGTTATGCGTCGTGGGCCTGGGTTACATCGGCCTGCCCACCGCTGCGCTGTTTTCCTCACCTCAACGGCAGGTCATTGGCGTCGACATCAACCAGCACGTTGTGGACCTCGTCAATCTTGGCCAAGTGCATATCGTCGAGCCAGCGCTGGACCCGTTGGTCCACTCAGCGGTCAGCCAAGGCTATCTGCGTGCGACAACCCAGCCAGAACCAGCGGACGCCTTCTTGATTGCCGTGCCGACGCCATTCCTGGAAAACCGTGAGCCAGACCTGAGCTGTATCAAAGCGGCCAGCCGCGCCATTGCTCCTGTGCTGAAAAAGAACGACCTCGTGATCCTGGAGTCGACATCTCCGGTCGGCACCACCGAACTGATGGCTCAATGGCTGGCCAATGCCCGCCCGGACCTGACCTTTCCCCCAACCCATGGGGAAGCCAGCGATATCCGTATCGCTCACTGCCCGGAACGTGTGCTGCCGGGTCATATCTTGGGAGAACTGGTCTCCAATGACCGAATCATCGGCGGCATGACCCCTGCCTGCTCAAGCGCAGCAGTACGGCTGTATAAACAGTGTGTTGAAGGCCAGTGCATTGTCACCGGCACACGCACCGCCGAGATGTGCAAGCTGACCGAAAACAGTTTTCGCGACGTCAATATCGCCTTCGCCAACGAACTCTCGATGATCTGCGCGCAGTTGGAGATAGACCCATGGGAGCTGATACGCCTGGCGAACCACCATCCACGCGTAAATATCCTGCAGCCAGGGTCTGGCGTCGGCGGGCACTGTATTGCGGTCGATCCTTGGTTCATCGTCAGTAAAACGCCCGAACTGGCGCGGTTAATCCACACTGCGCGCCGGGTCAACGACAGCAAGCCACAATGGGTTATCCAACAGGTCAAGCTGGCGGTGGCGAATCTTCTATTCAAGCACCCGGGGCTTAGCGCGCACGACGTGCGAATTGCCTGCTATGGCTTGGCGTTCAAGGCAGACATCGATGACCTGCGCGAAAGCCCCGCACTTGGCATCGCCCGGCAGTTGGCCAAGGAATTGGGGGTTACGTTGCTGCTGGTCGAGCCGAACATTCATACGCTTCCCGCCGATCTGCGCAGCCATACATTGACCGATACGGCCTGTGCCTGGGACACCGCGCATATCCATGTGTTGTTGGTCGGGCATCGCGAGTTCAGGTCACTGCCTGCGCAACACACCCACGAGGTGGTGATTGATGCTGCCGGCGTATTGGCGAACTGACGATGAATGCCCCACGGCCACTGGCCGATACCCACGATCGCGTCATGGAAGCCTACTACGGCAAGCTGGGTGAGCACTTCATGCAGGAGACGCGCGCGCGGATCCATTGGATCTGCGCCCAGATCATCGGCAAGACAGTCCTCGACGTAGGCTGCTCTCAGGGCATCATTCCTGTATTGCTCGCCCGTGAAGGGCATGTGGTCACGGGCGTGGACAGCAGCCCCCAGGCAATCAAACAGGCCGGCGACTATCTGCGGGCGGAACCCGACCACGTGCAGCAGAATATTTGTTACTTGAACGCAGACTTTCTGTCGCTGGATACCGAGCGTGTCGAACCTGACAGCATCGTGATCAGTGAAGTGCTTGAACACCTCATCCACCCCGCCACCTTCGTCGAGAAAGCAGCGTCGATGCTCAAACCGCATGGCCGATTGATCATCACCGTGCCATTCGGGGTGAATGATTTTATCGATCACAAGCACACGTTCTACCTGCTGGAGCCGTTTCGGTTATTGAGTTCGCACCTGCACGTCGTCCGGATTGAAATACTGGGCAAGTGGGTGGGAATGGTCGCCATCAAAGCCGAGCCGGGGAAGAGCTCACTGGAGCTTGACCACATCCGCCAGCTCGAAACTGCGTTCGAGTCAGTCGAGCGAAGCCTGCTTCGCCAGCTAGCCGCCAGTCGCCAACACTGGGAGCAGGCGAATCAGAAATACCGTGGAACCACTGAACACATTGACCTACTCAAGAACAAGCTTAGGCTCTGTACCCAGCAAATGGAGGCCCTGACCGCCAGCCTGCAACGCGCGGATGCCAGATGCCATCTGCTGGAAAATCGCTTGATCAAGACGCGGGCCAGCACGACCTATCAGTTGGGTTATCAACTGCGTATGGCGGCGGGCTCGCTGCGCGAGTGCCTGCGTTTGCCAGTGGCGTTATTCAAGCTGTACCAGCACGCCTGCGCGCGTCGCAATGGCCAAGCACCCACGTCATTCGCAGACCGTGACGCTCTCCCAACAACGTCATCTGACACCGCCGTTTTCCTTGCAACACCGGCCCCCACGCCATTGCCGGATGCAGCCTATGTGCGCAGCCAACTGATGCTCGCCCCTCATGACACGGCCAAGCCCTTCAGAATTGCCTGCGTGCTGGACACCTTTTCCCATGAGGCATACCGGTATGAAAGCGAGCTGTTGCAACTGACGCCAGAGCAGGGCCTGGCCGAGCTGCGAGCATTTAAACCGGACCTGCTGTTCATCGAATCCGCATGGCGCGGCAAGGAGGACCGCTGGCAGAACAAGATCGCCCAGAACAGCGTAGAACTGCGCGGGATCTTGCACTGGTGCCGGGAACACAAAGTGCCAACAGTGTTCTGGAACAAAGAAGACCCGGTGCACTTTGAGACGTTCCTGGGTACCGCCAAGCAGTTTGACCTGGTGTTCACCACGGATATCGACTGTATTCAACGCTATAAAAGCGCGTTGGGGCATGAGCGTGTCTACCTGCTGCCCTTCGCCTGCCAACCGGCCATACACAATCCGCTCGAACTGTATGAACGCAAGGATGCGTTCTGCTTCGCCGGCGCCTACTACACCCGATACACCGAGCGGACCCGCGATCTGGAACACTTTATCAACGACCTGCCTGGCTTCCGTCCCCTGGAGATCTACGATCGTAACTTCGGTACCACAGAGCCCAACTATCAGTTTCCAATCCGGTATCGGGGCCACATTGCTGGCACGTTGAACGCGGCGCAAATGGACCTGGCTTATAAGGGCTACCGCTATGCGATGAATCTCAACTCGATCAAACAGTCGCAATCCATGTTCGCCCGCCGCATCTATGAATTACTGGGGTCCAACACCCTCACCGTCAGCAACTTTTCTCGCGGCCTGCGTGTACTGATGGGTGATCTGGTCATTTGCAGCGACAGCAGTCAGGAAGTATTACGTCGCCTCGACACTCCCGGTGAGCACGCCAGGCAGCGGTTGGCCGGCCTGCGCAAGGTGATGCAGGAACACACCTATGCCCATCGTTTGCGCTATGTGACGAGCAAAATCACAGGTCGCGTGGATGACGTGCCTCTGCCGACCATTTGCCTCGTCGCCGAGGCGCTCAATGACGTTCAGCTGCAGGCACTCAAGGAGCATCTGCAACGCCAGCGCTACCCCCACGTCAATCTGCATGTCGTGGTGAACGATTCGACAACAAGGCAGCCCGCCAGCGTGGATTCCCGCTTACACCTGATTGGGCGCAGCCAGCTGGATAACCTTACCCTGGTCGACTTGGCAAATGGCGCAGAGTGGTGTGGCGTGATGATTGCGGCTGACTACTACGGCCCTCACTACCTGCTCGACCTGGCCTTGGCCACGCGTTACAGCAAGGCGCATGTGATCGGCAAGATGGCTCATCATGCCGCGGACAAACAAGGCGTACACCTGATAAACCCGGGTCAGGAATACCGCTGCACGCTCGGTATAGCCGCACGCCGAGCCATGATCAGGACGGTGGCAGTGGCGCAACAGCGCGCCCGTGATTGGCTGGAAAGCCTGTCAAGTCTCACCTACACGCACCCTGATTCCCTCGCGATTGACGCTTTCAACTACTGCGAAAACGCCGCAGGCAGCGATCTACAGCATGTTATCAACGTGGTGAACGACCTTGATTTGAATACCGGTATCAGCCTCGATCAGCTTCAGCGCAGCAGTGAAGCCATCCCGCCACTGAACGCAAGTAGCTCCGGCCCGCAGACCAGCGGCGAGGGCCTGGCAAAACTGTTCGGACCACTGCGCAGTAAGCATTTGCAAGCCCAGGTCGAAGGCAACACCTGGCATATCCACTCCTCTCTCGCAGACGGAAAACACGAATACCACTACGCCAGGCAGACCTTGAGTGTTGCGCAACTAGAGGGGACCGAAGGCACATTGAGATTGATGCTCGATGCCACGCCGGGCCTGAACCTGCAACTGGTTGTACTGTTTCTGGATGCGCAGGCCCAACGGATCAGCCATGTCATGCAACTGGCTAATCGGAGTCAGGCCTGGGATGTACCGCCAGAGACGGCTTCCTTGCGTCTAGGCCTGCGCGTCTACGGCAATGGCAGTTCGACGATCAAGACGCTGGTTCAAGGCCATTTCGACATTCAACCCTCTACCGTCCTCGCGAAGGCTAAGCATCTGCTGCTCACCAACCACTACCCGGCCTATGGCGACCTGTATCGAAATGGTTTTATTCATACCCGTGTCTCGGCCTATCAGGAGCAGGGCCTGCCCATAGACGTCTTTCGGTTGCGACCCAACGAACCGATCAGTTATCACGAATTTGACAATGTTGACGTAGTGACCGGGCCTGGAAGCGCCTTGAAGAACATGCTTGACGCCGGACACTACACATCGGTGCTGGTGCACTTTCTGGACCTGCAGATGTGGGAAATAGTGCGCCCCTACCTGCCTCGCCTTCGATTGATTGTCTGGGTGCACGGCGCGGAGATCCAACCCTGGTGGCGTCGGGCTTACAACTACGGCGATCAAGCGCAGTTGCAACTGGGCAAGCTCGACAGCGAAAGACGCATGGCATTCTGGCGCAGCGTGCTGCAACCCATGCCACCCAATCTGCAAGTGGTATTCGTGTCGCGGCAGTTCGCCGAGGAAGCAATGGAAGACCTAGGGTTCCGGTTGCCTCATAACCAACACCGAATCATCCACAACCCCATTGATACCCGACTGTTTTCTCACGCGGAGAAAGCGCTTGAACAGCGCAAAAAGATCCTGTCGATCCGCCCCTATGTATCACGCACTTACGCCAATGATCTGAGCGTCAAAGCCATTCAACTGCTGGAGACAAAGCCTTGGTTCAACGAGCTTGAGTTCCTGATGGTGGGCGATGGGCCGTTGTTTGAAGAAACCCTTGCACCGCTGCGCAAGTACCCGAACGTCCGGATCGAAAAAGGTTACTTGAAACAATCCCAGATCGCCGACCTGCATAAACACTACGGCGTATTTCTGTGCCCCAGCCGAATGGACACTCAAGGCGTTTCTCGCGATGAAGCGATGGCCTCAGGCCTGGTCCCTATTACCAATCGGGTCGGAGCAATCCCCGAGTTTGTTGATGACGCCTGCGGTTTTTTAGCTGATCCCGAGAGTTTTACCGGGATCAGCGACGCGATAGAAACGCTGTTTTTAAACCCGGGAATGTTCAAGGAAAAGTCCTTGAACGCCAGACAACGAGTGCTGATGCAAAGCGATGTGCAATTGATCACCGCATCAGAACTAAGCCTTATACGAGAACCCCACGGTGAGCCGAGAAATCAGGGCCTTGCACCACAGTATCCTGTCGACACTCATCTGGTGCGTACACTTGGGCCGTAACTTCATGAACATCGCTCCACGCGCAATGTTGATGGCTCATGCTGCGCATTTTTGCGCACAGATGTTGTTGATAACGACCCATTTCCTGCCGATCAAGATTGTCATTCTGCTCGGCTCAGAGACGGTTCCAGCCTATTTGCCGCCGGTGCTGAAAGACCTTAATAAAATCACCCTGATCATCGGGTTAGGCCTGTTGACGGTCATCCTCTAAGTTTTTTACCTAGGGGCCGGTTTTATGGCGTCCCGTTACTCAAGAAACGGCGCACGCGCTCTGATAAAACGCTGCGCAGAACCAACACTGCTCAAAACCCAATTACCCCTGGCTGCCAAAGCGTTTTCCAGATTCACACGGGGCTTATCCGATGCCGTGTTTGCCCTGACCGTTTTCATGGCATTGCTCTACCTTTACCCGTCACTCCTGGCCGTCAGCCTTATCTATTATGCAACCGCAGCGGCTGTGCTGATTGGTTTGAACAACCGTAGTCACCGCGTGCATTCGATGCTGTCCCGCCACCCTCTCACAGTAGCCGACACATTCCATGCCACCGGTTTCCTGGTGACATTCGCCTTCATCATTGTCGACTTTCTTTATCTGACGCCTCCCCACCTTTACATCGCGCTTATAGCGCTGATTCTCCTGCGTCAAAGCTTCAGCCGGTTGAAGGTCCTCACACAGGACGTTCTTTACCTGAGCAGTCACTCGCTGAACATCAATCGGATGTTTCTTGCCACCAACCCGATTCACTGAACACCCGCGAAATCAACAGGAATTCCCCCGTGCCCCCTATCGCCATGATCGTCTGGAATGAGTTCCGCAATGACGCCCGCGTATTGAAACAAGCCCGGACACTCCAAGCGGCTGGTTATCAAGTGACAGTGTTCGCATTGCATACACCAGGCGTAACGCAGCGCCAGGAAGTACTGGCGGAAGGCATCCGTGTGATACGCGTGGCACGCAGCCTGAGATGGCGACCCGCAAGTGCTGGATCTTGCGATTCAACCGGCTCACCGCCAACAGAACAGTCGATGCCGCTGCCACGCATCCTTTCACGACTTTGGGTGCATGCAGGGCTAATGGTGCGGATCACTCTGCATCGCGCCGCAGTTGTGCATGCCCATGATGTTAATACGCTGCCCACTGCATGGCTGGCCGCCCGGCTCAGCAGAGCGAGACTGGTGTACGACGCCCATGAAGTCAGTACCAGCCGCGAGGGGTATGCGCGCTTTCGCAAGTGGGTTGCCTGTATCGAAAAAGCCTTGATGCCCAGGGCTGAGGGCACCATTACCACCACACAAAGCAGGGCTAAGTTCTTTGCCAGGGCCTACGGGATAACCCGTCCGCTGGTGCTGCAAAATCGTCCGTGCCTGATCGCCAGCCCACCGAGCCAGAGGATTCGCCATGAGCTGGGTTTGAAACAGCCCTGGCCCATCGTTCTCTATCAGGGCGGCCTTCAACAGGGGCGCGGCCTGGAGCGTTTGTTACGCGTCGCAGTCACATTGCAATGCGCTTACTTCGTACTGATCGGGGGCGGCAGGCTTACGACCCCCCTGAAGATGTTGAGCGAGGAGCTTGGCTTGACAGAGCGAGTGCACTTTATTCCGACTGTTTCATTAGCGGATTTGCCCAGCTATACCGCGTCAGCCGATATCGGTGTGCAGCCTATAGAAAATACCTGCCTGAACCACTTCACCACCGACTCCAATAAGCTGTTCGAATACATCATCGCCGGGCTGCCCGTGGTCGCGACGGAGTTTCCGGAGATTCGCAAAATTGTCCGGTCCCACGCTGTGGGGGTGTTGGTGGCGGCAGGCTCGGATCAATCACTGCACCGGGAATTACAGCGGTTGATCGATGAACCGTTGTTACGTCAGACACTGGCCCAAAACGCAAAAAATGCCGCCTCGTCTCTAAGTTGGGAGCAGCAAGAAAGCAAATTGCTAACACTGTATGAACGCGTACTGACGGGCAAGACTGAGATGTGCATATGACAGTGCGTATTCTTTTATTGAGCTATTACTTTCCGCCCGACCTGTCGGCCTTTCGCGTCGAGGCGCTGGTCAATGGCTTGCTCACCCACGGTAACGATGAGATAGCGATCGACGTGCTGACCACTCAGCCGAACCGCTACCCATCTTATAAGCTCTCCTGGGATCGCACCGCACATCAGCCAAGGCTGTCCATCACCCGCATAGACCTGCCCACGCACGGATTCAGCGTTTGGGGCCAGGCCTTGGGGTTTGCCAACTATGCCTGCGGCGTACTTCGAGCGGTAAAAGGCAAGCAGTACGACGTGATTGTCGCGACTTCTTCCCGGCTGATGACGGCCGCACTGGGCGCCGCTATTGCGCGCCAAAAAAAGGCACCGTTCTATCTGGATATCCGAGATATCTTTGTCGACGTACTGCCTGAACTTTTCCCTGGCGTCCTGGGCAAACTCCTGGCGCAAGTATTTTCCCGCTTTGAAAAATTCACCCTTGATCGCGCAACGCGGGTAAACCTGATATCACCCGGGTTTCTGAGTTACTTCTCGGCTCGTTATCCACACAAACGCTTTTCAACTTTCACCCACGGTGTGGACGATCTCTTTCTTGAAACCCCGTTCTATCCAGACACGCCTAACGAACCAACACGCCCACTGAAGATTGTCTACGCTGGCAATATCGGCGTCGGCCAAGGCTTGGATAAAATACTGCCATCACTGGCCGAACGGCTCGCGAACACAGCTTGTTTCTACGTGATTGGCGATGGCAGTACGATGAAAAAACTGCGCGAAACGCTGATCAAGGGACATGTAAAGAATGTCGAGCTTATTCCGCCCATGCCCCGACACGAACTGATTCATTACTATCAGCAAGCCGATGTGCTTTTTTTGCACCTCAATGACTTCAAGGCATTCTTGAAAGTCATTCCCTCCAAACTGTTTGAATATGCCGCTACCGGAAAGCCAATACTCGCGGGACTGGAGGGTTATTCAAAAGCGTTCACACTCAATCATATTCCCAATGCTTGCGTGTTTGCCCCCGGCAACGCGGACGCGGCGGTTGCCGCACTTGCCCGCCTTAGGCTCAGTGCGACTGACCGCGAGGCATTTTTAAGAGCGTATTCCCGAAGCACAATCCAGCAGCGCATGGCGTTCGACATTCTCGAGACCGCAAAACTTAAAGAACAGTGACGCGAGGCGTTGGTCGGTTGATTGTTGCAAAATTAAGTTAAATAAAAGCGTTTTCCGGCCGACAACCCTTGAAAGCCTTGCGGATTGAACAATCATGCGTAATAACCAACCCGTTACCCAGCGCGAACGTACCTTCCCCGCTCAGCAACGGTTGATCTCCACCACAGATGCCAAGGGCGTGATCACCTACTGCAACGACGCATTTGTCGAAATCAGTGGGTACACCCACGAAGAACTGGTCCGTGCCC
Encoded proteins:
- the wecB gene encoding non-hydrolyzing UDP-N-acetylglucosamine 2-epimerase, with protein sequence MPLKTLCIFGTRPEAIKMAPMVINLANDDRFHSKVCVTAQHREMLDQVLELFGLVPDYDLNIMTVDQSLTHVTTAIIQGLQSVLEDFKPDVILVHGDTATTFAASLAAYYQQIPVAHIEAGLRTHNLYSPWPEEGNRRLTGSLASMHFAPTQTSRQNLLNEGVLAERIHVTGNTVIDALLSVVEKLRSATSPLRSRLDQQFSFLPPGQRMVLVTGHRRENLGDGLERICEALAETAASFPTVAFVYPVHLNPNVQEPVQRRLAGIKNVHLIGPQDYLPFVYLMTRAYVILTDSGGIQEEAPALGKPVLVTRDTTERPEAVDAGTVRLVGTEIATITHHLKELLSNEAVYRAMSNAHNPYGDGNACGRIREVLIATWRENEVAA
- the wecC gene encoding UDP-N-acetyl-D-mannosamine dehydrogenase, with the protein product MSLPTLCVVGLGYIGLPTAALFSSPQRQVIGVDINQHVVDLVNLGQVHIVEPALDPLVHSAVSQGYLRATTQPEPADAFLIAVPTPFLENREPDLSCIKAASRAIAPVLKKNDLVILESTSPVGTTELMAQWLANARPDLTFPPTHGEASDIRIAHCPERVLPGHILGELVSNDRIIGGMTPACSSAAVRLYKQCVEGQCIVTGTRTAEMCKLTENSFRDVNIAFANELSMICAQLEIDPWELIRLANHHPRVNILQPGSGVGGHCIAVDPWFIVSKTPELARLIHTARRVNDSKPQWVIQQVKLAVANLLFKHPGLSAHDVRIACYGLAFKADIDDLRESPALGIARQLAKELGVTLLLVEPNIHTLPADLRSHTLTDTACAWDTAHIHVLLVGHREFRSLPAQHTHEVVIDAAGVLAN
- a CDS encoding methyltransferase domain-containing protein, whose protein sequence is MEAYYGKLGEHFMQETRARIHWICAQIIGKTVLDVGCSQGIIPVLLAREGHVVTGVDSSPQAIKQAGDYLRAEPDHVQQNICYLNADFLSLDTERVEPDSIVISEVLEHLIHPATFVEKAASMLKPHGRLIITVPFGVNDFIDHKHTFYLLEPFRLLSSHLHVVRIEILGKWVGMVAIKAEPGKSSLELDHIRQLETAFESVERSLLRQLAASRQHWEQANQKYRGTTEHIDLLKNKLRLCTQQMEALTASLQRADARCHLLENRLIKTRASTTYQLGYQLRMAAGSLRECLRLPVALFKLYQHACARRNGQAPTSFADRDALPTTSSDTAVFLATPAPTPLPDAAYVRSQLMLAPHDTAKPFRIACVLDTFSHEAYRYESELLQLTPEQGLAELRAFKPDLLFIESAWRGKEDRWQNKIAQNSVELRGILHWCREHKVPTVFWNKEDPVHFETFLGTAKQFDLVFTTDIDCIQRYKSALGHERVYLLPFACQPAIHNPLELYERKDAFCFAGAYYTRYTERTRDLEHFINDLPGFRPLEIYDRNFGTTEPNYQFPIRYRGHIAGTLNAAQMDLAYKGYRYAMNLNSIKQSQSMFARRIYELLGSNTLTVSNFSRGLRVLMGDLVICSDSSQEVLRRLDTPGEHARQRLAGLRKVMQEHTYAHRLRYVTSKITGRVDDVPLPTICLVAEALNDVQLQALKEHLQRQRYPHVNLHVVVNDSTTRQPASVDSRLHLIGRSQLDNLTLVDLANGAEWCGVMIAADYYGPHYLLDLALATRYSKAHVIGKMAHHAADKQGVHLINPGQEYRCTLGIAARRAMIRTVAVAQQRARDWLESLSSLTYTHPDSLAIDAFNYCENAAGSDLQHVINVVNDLDLNTGISLDQLQRSSEAIPPLNASSSGPQTSGEGLAKLFGPLRSKHLQAQVEGNTWHIHSSLADGKHEYHYARQTLSVAQLEGTEGTLRLMLDATPGLNLQLVVLFLDAQAQRISHVMQLANRSQAWDVPPETASLRLGLRVYGNGSSTIKTLVQGHFDIQPSTVLAKAKHLLLTNHYPAYGDLYRNGFIHTRVSAYQEQGLPIDVFRLRPNEPISYHEFDNVDVVTGPGSALKNMLDAGHYTSVLVHFLDLQMWEIVRPYLPRLRLIVWVHGAEIQPWWRRAYNYGDQAQLQLGKLDSERRMAFWRSVLQPMPPNLQVVFVSRQFAEEAMEDLGFRLPHNQHRIIHNPIDTRLFSHAEKALEQRKKILSIRPYVSRTYANDLSVKAIQLLETKPWFNELEFLMVGDGPLFEETLAPLRKYPNVRIEKGYLKQSQIADLHKHYGVFLCPSRMDTQGVSRDEAMASGLVPITNRVGAIPEFVDDACGFLADPESFTGISDAIETLFLNPGMFKEKSLNARQRVLMQSDVQLITASELSLIREPHGEPRNQGLAPQYPVDTHLVRTLGP
- a CDS encoding glycosyltransferase family 4 protein, which codes for MPPIAMIVWNEFRNDARVLKQARTLQAAGYQVTVFALHTPGVTQRQEVLAEGIRVIRVARSLRWRPASAGSCDSTGSPPTEQSMPLPRILSRLWVHAGLMVRITLHRAAVVHAHDVNTLPTAWLAARLSRARLVYDAHEVSTSREGYARFRKWVACIEKALMPRAEGTITTTQSRAKFFARAYGITRPLVLQNRPCLIASPPSQRIRHELGLKQPWPIVLYQGGLQQGRGLERLLRVAVTLQCAYFVLIGGGRLTTPLKMLSEELGLTERVHFIPTVSLADLPSYTASADIGVQPIENTCLNHFTTDSNKLFEYIIAGLPVVATEFPEIRKIVRSHAVGVLVAAGSDQSLHRELQRLIDEPLLRQTLAQNAKNAASSLSWEQQESKLLTLYERVLTGKTEMCI
- a CDS encoding glycosyltransferase family 4 protein, which codes for MTVRILLLSYYFPPDLSAFRVEALVNGLLTHGNDEIAIDVLTTQPNRYPSYKLSWDRTAHQPRLSITRIDLPTHGFSVWGQALGFANYACGVLRAVKGKQYDVIVATSSRLMTAALGAAIARQKKAPFYLDIRDIFVDVLPELFPGVLGKLLAQVFSRFEKFTLDRATRVNLISPGFLSYFSARYPHKRFSTFTHGVDDLFLETPFYPDTPNEPTRPLKIVYAGNIGVGQGLDKILPSLAERLANTACFYVIGDGSTMKKLRETLIKGHVKNVELIPPMPRHELIHYYQQADVLFLHLNDFKAFLKVIPSKLFEYAATGKPILAGLEGYSKAFTLNHIPNACVFAPGNADAAVAALARLRLSATDREAFLRAYSRSTIQQRMAFDILETAKLKEQ